One window of Nicotiana tomentosiformis chromosome 11, ASM39032v3, whole genome shotgun sequence genomic DNA carries:
- the LOC138901851 gene encoding uncharacterized protein, protein MTRRFSWEDISTDTLERCMGGRGRGHDDVHGGFDFGDRNGGGTSLLDISRAFDLVIANSSFPKKREHLVTFWSSVAENRIDYLLNMKFDRCLCTDCKVIPSENISTLHRLLVMDLEIMRKRRKRAMYSQHMIKWGALTEAKAQELGVKMVTMEAFRSSGNTSAMWITTAQYIRKAASEVLGVSKCYSGSHKGDWWWNEEVQGKVKTKKAAYLKLVESVEDEEKRENREHYKLAKKEAKLVVTAAKTATFSRFYEEREGRGGDKRLFSLAKARERKARDLDQVKCIKNEECRVLLDDGLIRRRWRAYFHSLLNEEGDKSIVLGNLELSGSHCDFGYYRQIRVDEVEGAMRKMSRGKATRFEIAVEFWKSAGKASLEWLTRLFNVIFRTKKMP, encoded by the coding sequence ATGACGAGAAGATTTTCATGGGAGGATATTTCAACGGACACATTGGAGCGATGTATGGGAGGGAGGGGGAGGGGGCATGATGATGTACATGGTGGCTTTGATTTTGGAGATAGAAACGGAGGAGGAACGTCTCTTCTGGACATTTCtagagcatttgatttggtgatagcaaactcgagtttcccgaaaaagagggagcacttggtcaccttcTGGAGTTCAGTGGCCGAGAATCGAATTGATTATTTACTCAACATGAAGTTTGATAGATGTCTTTGCACGGATTGCAAGGTCATACCGAGTGAGAACATCTCGACCCTTCACAGGCTCCTAgtcatggaccttgagatcatgaggaagaggaggaagagggcgatgtatagccaacatatgatcaagtggggagccttgacggaAGCTAAAGCGCAGGAGTTGGGAGTCAAGATGGTGACTATGGAGGCTTTTAGGAGTAGTGGGAACACAAGCGCTATGTGGATCACGACTGCCCAGTACATTAGGAAAGCTGCGAGCGAGGTTTTAGGGGTCTCAAAGTGTTACTCTGGTAGTCAcaagggagactggtggtggaatgaagaaGTGCAAGGAAAAGTGAAAACCAAGAAAGCAGCATATTTGAAACTAGTGGAAAGTGTAGAAGATGAGGAGAAGAGGGAGAATAgggagcattataagttggctaaAAAGGAGGCAAAGCTAGTAGTTACGGCGGCCAAGACTGCAACTTTTAGTCGTTTCTATGAGGAACGCGAGGGCCGAGGTGGGGATAAAAGGTTGTTCAGTTTAGCCAAGGCGCGAGAAAGAAAGGcgcgtgacttggaccaagtgaagtgcatcaagaaTGAAGAATGTAGAGTTTTGTTAGATGATGGGCTTATCCGTCGGAGATGGCGGgcctacttccatagtctcttgaatgAGGAGGGGGACAAGAGCATTGTTCTGGGTAATTTGGAACTCTCCGGGAGTcattgtgactttgggtattataggcagattagagttgatgaagttgagggggctatgcgtaagatgagtagagGCAAAGCGACCAGGTTTGAAATTgcggtggagttttggaagagtgcgggcaaggcaagcttggagtggctcactagattatttaatgttatttttagaaCGAAAAAGATGCCCTAA